DNA from Chitinophaga pendula:
GCCAGAAACTCCAGCAACTGATACTCCTTGGCCGTCAACGCGATCTTTTTACCGGCACGCGTCACTTCCTTCTTCTCCCGGTCTATCTCGAGGTCCGATACCGCAATCTTATATTGTGTGTTCAACGGCGTGTCAGCACCAGCACGCTTTAAAAATACCCGTATCCTCGCCAGCAACTCCCGGAAATCAAATGGCTTCACCAGGTAATCATCCGCCCCCAACCCAAATGCCTGCATCTTATCCTCCATACCCCCCAATGCCGTTAACATAATAATAGGCACCCGGTTATTACTCCGCCGAACCGCCTCACAAACCTCATAACCATTGTTATGAGGAAGGTTCAGATCCAATATCAGCATATCGTATATATTACCCGTCGCCAAACTCTTACCCACACGGCCATCATATGCTACATCCACCTCAAAACCATTCTCCTCCAACCCCTTGCGGATGGCATTCGCTAC
Protein-coding regions in this window:
- a CDS encoding response regulator transcription factor, with protein sequence MQKILIVEDEVKVANAIRKGLEENGFEVDVAYDGRVGKSLATGNIYDMLILDLNLPHNNGYEVCEAVRRSNNRVPIIMLTALGGMEDKMQAFGLGADDYLVKPFDFRELLARIRVFLKRAGADTPLNTQYKIAVSDLEIDREKKEVTRAGKKIALTAKEYQLLEFLALHKGRVISKLTIAEKVWDIDFDTGTNVIEVYINFLRKKIDKDFEQKLLHTKTGMGYYLSEE